One segment of Arthrobacter sp. MMS18-M83 DNA contains the following:
- a CDS encoding SDR family NAD(P)-dependent oxidoreductase: MTGSLSGQHILVTGGGSGIARAAAERYHHEGAKVTVLNRSAGGAQAVSESSGGAIQALAGDATDADVLRKAIAAAVDAEGRLHNITCGVGVFDNYAKVCELSSDELLIAADEVWRVNVRSTLLAVNLAVPALRSARGSVTLTLSESAFNAIGGGVLYGSSKWALRGIVDHLAAELAPEIRVNGVAPGGTGGTRFGGLSTLGQTMTADRVEGRDERIAERTLLGFTATPEDHSGAYRFLADPVDARVVTGVVIRTDGGRRL, translated from the coding sequence ATGACCGGATCACTTTCCGGGCAGCACATCCTGGTCACGGGTGGGGGGTCGGGAATTGCGCGGGCCGCTGCCGAACGCTATCACCATGAAGGCGCAAAAGTTACGGTTCTCAATCGGTCGGCAGGGGGCGCCCAAGCCGTCTCGGAGTCCTCCGGCGGCGCCATTCAAGCCTTGGCCGGCGACGCGACCGATGCTGATGTCCTCCGAAAGGCCATCGCGGCTGCGGTCGATGCAGAGGGAAGACTGCATAACATCACCTGTGGTGTTGGGGTGTTCGACAACTACGCGAAGGTCTGTGAGCTGTCTTCCGATGAGCTATTGATCGCGGCAGATGAGGTTTGGCGCGTTAACGTGCGCTCAACGTTGCTTGCGGTCAATCTCGCCGTCCCGGCACTCCGCTCAGCAAGGGGATCCGTTACTCTCACCCTCTCAGAGTCTGCCTTCAACGCCATCGGAGGCGGCGTGCTCTACGGCAGCTCCAAGTGGGCGCTGCGGGGCATAGTCGACCACCTCGCTGCCGAGCTTGCACCGGAGATCCGTGTCAACGGCGTCGCGCCTGGCGGCACCGGAGGAACCCGGTTCGGCGGACTGTCGACGCTTGGGCAAACCATGACGGCTGACCGGGTGGAAGGGCGAGACGAGAGAATTGCCGAGCGCACCCTGCTCGGTTTCACCGCCACCCCTGAAGACCACAGCGGGGCGTACCGCTTTCTCGCCGACCCGGTTGACGCCCGCGTTGTCACCGGGGTCGTGATCCGAACTGACGGTGGAAGACGCCTCTAG
- a CDS encoding ferredoxin, translating to MAFKITVDLPACQGYANCLIEGPALFDIDDDTNKAVLIGSDEHDEAVRAQAEAARRGCPAHAIFIEDI from the coding sequence ATGGCATTCAAGATCACCGTGGATTTACCGGCCTGCCAGGGATACGCAAACTGCCTCATCGAAGGTCCCGCACTCTTCGACATCGACGATGACACGAACAAGGCCGTCCTGATCGGCTCTGACGAACACGACGAAGCTGTGCGGGCCCAGGCAGAGGCCGCCCGGCGCGGGTGTCCCGCACACGCCATCTTTATAGAGGACATCTGA
- a CDS encoding GntR family transcriptional regulator, with the protein MLESRAETVKLGAPNAMAVSQHAQAPRSLMALPEELKRAIANGEYAPGAKLVERELALKYGVGRTAVRDALRYLDAERIIVLTENRGARIRELSYAEAADIYQVRSVLEGLAGELFAVRGTAAEKVVFAKSLEPVREAMENLDITGALLASDVYYSHLLNGARNFELYEVVERLHVRISQLRRVSLSMSDRAQATIESLQRIVNAVLAGDPVEARLACVEHVRAAAAATLPVLAATGEKPDAEPKICGLPSS; encoded by the coding sequence ATGCTCGAATCGAGAGCAGAAACCGTCAAACTAGGAGCTCCCAACGCCATGGCCGTCAGCCAACACGCTCAAGCGCCCAGATCGCTCATGGCTCTCCCCGAGGAATTGAAACGGGCCATCGCAAACGGCGAATACGCGCCTGGGGCGAAACTTGTAGAACGAGAGCTCGCCCTGAAGTACGGCGTTGGTCGTACTGCGGTGCGTGACGCCTTGCGGTACCTCGACGCTGAACGAATTATCGTGCTTACTGAAAATCGTGGAGCGCGTATTAGGGAACTTAGTTACGCTGAAGCGGCAGACATTTACCAAGTGCGTAGCGTGCTGGAAGGGCTTGCGGGCGAACTTTTTGCTGTGCGTGGCACCGCTGCCGAGAAGGTTGTCTTTGCCAAGTCCCTCGAGCCTGTACGTGAGGCGATGGAGAATCTGGACATCACCGGGGCGCTACTAGCGAGCGATGTCTACTATTCCCATCTTTTGAACGGCGCTCGGAACTTTGAGCTATACGAAGTGGTTGAACGTCTCCATGTCCGAATCAGCCAGCTCCGCCGAGTCTCTTTGTCCATGAGCGATCGCGCGCAAGCCACCATTGAGTCCCTGCAGCGAATCGTGAACGCGGTGCTCGCCGGCGATCCTGTCGAAGCTAGGCTCGCTTGCGTTGAGCACGTCCGGGCTGCAGCTGCAGCGACCCTACCCGTGCTGGCAGCCACCGGCGAAAAACCCGATGCGGAACCGAAAATTTGTGGCTTGCCTTCGTCCTAG
- a CDS encoding amino acid synthesis family protein: protein MVEKSIEIRKTFAQVEEIRTSAGKSDAGGPLRKVAVCAVIKNPYAGEGFVEDLSALVEASREIGTLLGKEALGLLGAPVESYGKAGLVGSAGEQEHINAALTSVFGDAFREAIGGGAAWITSVTKAATAGSVIDVPTAFKDEVWVRSHYDAMEVRVPDAPHPDELVVIAAVTNRGRLNARVGGMSIAEAKEKGL from the coding sequence ATGGTTGAGAAGTCCATCGAAATTCGTAAGACCTTCGCGCAGGTCGAAGAAATCCGCACGTCGGCCGGAAAGAGCGACGCCGGCGGGCCGCTGCGTAAAGTTGCGGTCTGCGCCGTGATCAAAAACCCTTACGCCGGGGAGGGCTTTGTCGAGGACCTCTCAGCACTGGTCGAGGCCTCGCGCGAAATCGGAACCCTGCTGGGAAAAGAGGCATTGGGGCTGCTCGGCGCCCCGGTCGAAAGCTACGGCAAGGCAGGCCTCGTGGGGAGCGCAGGCGAGCAGGAACACATCAACGCCGCCCTCACCTCCGTATTCGGAGACGCCTTCCGCGAGGCCATTGGCGGGGGCGCGGCCTGGATCACCTCAGTGACGAAGGCCGCCACCGCCGGTTCCGTTATTGACGTGCCAACGGCGTTCAAGGACGAAGTCTGGGTTCGGTCGCACTACGACGCAATGGAAGTACGGGTGCCGGACGCTCCCCACCCCGACGAGCTGGTCGTCATCGCCGCCGTGACAAACCGTGGACGGCTGAACGCACGCGTTGGCGGCATGTCCATCGCAGAGGCGAAGGAGAAGGGGCTGTGA
- a CDS encoding alpha/beta hydrolase family protein: MNTVKTGDALSLIELFPQDEDWSLQTMRLLSQVAVGGADLFECARTAARIGRETTDGETWHREWSRTAKDIAAAGYEALERGEITTARRALFRSMSYWRHSEFFLDSFDERRTEAYVQGTKNFQNAAKLSDGLIERIAVPFEGKEMEGYIVRPDNSGQARPTVLFLGGADSWAEELYFLGGTEFPARGMNVVMVDTPGRGSSLRFKEMYSRPDYEVPVAAILDFLEQRGDVDSDRLGLAGVSFGGYYAPRAAAFEPRVKAVAAWCGTWSILTDFYEFYPPLQKQLQWLSGSKDDAEAREKLAKFTLDGVADKLKIPVYVMHGTADIIMDIKGADRFVEALTSDDVTVDIYDGAGSLHCSYDYMSVAGARLSDWFLHRI; the protein is encoded by the coding sequence ATGAACACCGTCAAAACGGGCGACGCACTCTCGCTCATCGAGCTCTTCCCCCAGGACGAAGACTGGTCGCTGCAGACGATGAGGCTGCTTTCGCAGGTCGCAGTCGGCGGCGCAGATCTGTTTGAATGCGCACGTACGGCAGCCCGCATCGGGCGTGAGACCACCGACGGCGAAACTTGGCACCGCGAGTGGAGCCGCACAGCAAAAGACATCGCGGCCGCCGGTTACGAAGCCCTTGAGCGCGGTGAAATCACAACTGCCCGGCGGGCGCTGTTCCGCTCCATGAGCTACTGGCGCCACTCCGAATTCTTCCTGGACTCCTTTGACGAGCGACGCACTGAAGCTTACGTCCAGGGCACCAAGAACTTCCAGAATGCTGCCAAGCTGTCCGATGGACTCATCGAGCGGATCGCCGTACCTTTCGAGGGCAAGGAAATGGAGGGCTACATCGTCCGCCCCGACAACTCCGGTCAGGCCCGCCCCACGGTCCTGTTCCTTGGCGGCGCCGACTCCTGGGCCGAAGAACTCTACTTCCTGGGCGGAACCGAATTCCCGGCTCGGGGCATGAATGTCGTCATGGTCGACACCCCCGGACGCGGCAGCTCGCTGCGTTTCAAGGAAATGTACAGCAGACCCGACTATGAAGTACCCGTGGCCGCGATTCTGGACTTCCTTGAGCAGCGCGGCGACGTCGACTCTGACCGGCTCGGTCTCGCCGGCGTGAGTTTCGGTGGCTACTACGCCCCCCGTGCTGCTGCATTCGAACCCCGCGTGAAGGCAGTAGCCGCTTGGTGCGGAACGTGGAGCATCCTCACGGACTTCTACGAGTTCTACCCGCCCCTGCAGAAGCAGCTCCAGTGGCTCAGCGGTTCAAAGGACGATGCAGAAGCCCGAGAAAAGCTGGCCAAATTCACCCTGGACGGTGTCGCAGACAAGCTCAAGATCCCCGTCTACGTCATGCACGGCACCGCCGACATCATCATGGACATCAAGGGCGCTGACCGTTTCGTTGAAGCGCTTACCTCCGACGACGTCACCGTGGACATCTACGACGGCGCCGGATCGCTGCACTGCAGCTATGACTACATGTCAGTAGCGGGTGCACGACTGAGCGACTGGTTCCTCCACCGAATCTAA
- a CDS encoding aromatic ring-hydroxylating oxygenase subunit alpha — MTTEPASPDMDAHLRQIQEGIQQGRFPAHVFNDQQIFDLEQERLFGQAWTFLAHESEIPNPGDYVTRYIGNNNLIVARDEHGEIHANLNMCRHRGNMMCKSEMGNASHFRCSYHGWVYKNSGELVGVPYMAEGYEGRLKRKDWGLVGARVDSYAGLVFGTFNQDAPTLEEYLGGFQFYLDLYLKQGLAGSEVYGPPDHWITETDWKIAAENFAGDGYHTPVAHQFGFNLGYFPSSGATHSQGWAASIPGKGHGIGLGHTPGFTPFAGFPEELTEEMRRSFSPEQVEVFSNTRTAVGTVFPNLSFLMQPFSLIPGETGVRFVTMRLYHPIGPGKTEMYSWCLVPKDASEEYKAAAYQAYTLAFAQAGTFEQDDLENWARVTRMAKSSAARGIDFPYMMSLEGKPDPDFPGPGHVVKPYVNDSNFRNLWSRWADYLLGEA; from the coding sequence ATGACAACGGAACCGGCAAGCCCGGACATGGATGCTCATTTGCGACAGATCCAGGAAGGGATCCAACAGGGGCGGTTTCCGGCCCATGTCTTCAACGATCAGCAGATCTTCGACCTGGAGCAGGAGCGGCTGTTCGGTCAGGCGTGGACGTTCCTGGCGCACGAATCGGAGATCCCGAACCCGGGTGACTACGTCACCCGGTATATCGGAAACAACAATCTGATCGTTGCCCGGGACGAGCACGGCGAGATCCACGCCAATCTCAACATGTGCCGGCATCGCGGCAACATGATGTGTAAGTCGGAGATGGGAAACGCTTCCCACTTCCGTTGCTCATACCACGGCTGGGTGTACAAGAACTCTGGTGAGCTCGTCGGAGTTCCGTATATGGCCGAAGGTTATGAAGGCCGGCTGAAGAGGAAGGACTGGGGCCTGGTGGGGGCCCGTGTAGACAGTTACGCGGGTCTGGTGTTCGGAACATTCAACCAGGATGCTCCCACATTGGAAGAATACCTCGGCGGGTTCCAGTTCTACCTCGACCTCTACCTCAAACAGGGATTGGCCGGCAGTGAAGTCTACGGTCCACCCGATCATTGGATCACTGAAACCGATTGGAAAATTGCGGCCGAGAATTTTGCGGGGGATGGATACCACACGCCCGTCGCCCACCAGTTCGGCTTCAATCTGGGGTACTTCCCCTCATCGGGCGCGACGCACAGCCAGGGCTGGGCTGCGAGTATTCCAGGCAAGGGGCACGGCATCGGGCTCGGTCACACGCCGGGATTCACCCCCTTCGCAGGTTTCCCGGAAGAGCTTACCGAGGAGATGCGGCGCAGCTTTTCCCCGGAGCAGGTGGAGGTGTTCAGCAACACCCGCACGGCCGTTGGCACAGTGTTTCCGAATTTGTCCTTCCTGATGCAGCCCTTCAGCCTGATTCCCGGTGAAACGGGTGTGCGGTTCGTGACGATGCGGCTGTACCACCCCATCGGCCCCGGAAAGACGGAAATGTACTCCTGGTGCCTGGTGCCCAAGGACGCCTCCGAAGAGTACAAGGCAGCTGCCTACCAGGCCTACACACTCGCGTTCGCCCAGGCAGGTACTTTCGAGCAGGATGACCTCGAGAACTGGGCACGCGTAACCCGCATGGCCAAGTCCTCTGCAGCGCGCGGTATCGATTTCCCGTACATGATGAGCCTTGAAGGCAAGCCGGATCCCGATTTCCCCGGTCCCGGCCATGTGGTCAAGCCCTACGTCAATGACTCCAACTTCCGGAACCTGTGGTCCCGGTGGGCGGACTACCTGCTGGGTGAGGCCTGA
- a CDS encoding NAD(P)/FAD-dependent oxidoreductase, which yields MQRIVVVGGSLAGVHAAEALRERGFDGELTLVSAEPGLPYDRPPLSKELLLDGMTPEQLLLRPAPWYETQGIALRLSTAARGVDAGKGLLALTDGSDLPYDGMVIATGSVARRFSSVAAQARVHVLRTLDDALELRPELIPGRHLVMIGGGFVGLEVAAVARRLGLDVTLIEGSPMPLARAFGTEIGAWYRDLHEGNGVRMICGSSVESLQDSAGGVTLTLSSGERLSADIVAAGIGATPAVDWLTGSAIEVTNGVTCTPELLTSVPNIVAAGDVASWRNPVFDEEMRIEHWSNAVDQGRHAAATLLGERDPFASVPYFWTDQHDKKMRFVGRAAGATDIRIEKMSDDKLVATLGRDGLLIGALCVCAPRQLAKYKVAIQNRTPWEATDATRLAPAT from the coding sequence ATGCAAAGGATCGTCGTCGTCGGAGGCTCGCTCGCGGGAGTGCATGCAGCCGAAGCGCTCCGCGAGCGTGGATTTGACGGGGAACTGACGCTCGTGTCGGCAGAGCCAGGGTTGCCGTATGACCGCCCGCCGCTCTCCAAGGAACTCCTGCTTGACGGCATGACGCCCGAGCAGCTTCTGCTCCGCCCCGCCCCCTGGTACGAGACACAAGGCATCGCGTTGCGGCTCAGTACAGCCGCCCGAGGCGTTGATGCCGGTAAAGGGCTGCTTGCGCTTACGGACGGATCCGATCTTCCCTACGACGGCATGGTCATTGCCACAGGTTCCGTCGCTCGGCGCTTCTCCAGTGTCGCCGCCCAGGCCCGCGTGCACGTGCTCCGGACCCTCGATGATGCCCTCGAGCTGCGGCCGGAACTCATACCTGGCAGGCACCTCGTAATGATCGGGGGTGGGTTCGTTGGCCTCGAAGTCGCGGCCGTAGCCCGACGGTTGGGCCTGGACGTGACCCTGATTGAAGGATCCCCGATGCCCCTGGCACGGGCCTTCGGCACCGAGATCGGCGCTTGGTACAGGGACCTTCACGAAGGCAACGGCGTCCGCATGATATGCGGCTCATCCGTTGAAAGCCTGCAGGACTCTGCCGGCGGGGTCACGCTCACCCTCAGCAGCGGTGAACGCCTCAGCGCTGACATTGTAGCGGCAGGCATCGGTGCCACACCCGCTGTCGACTGGCTCACCGGAAGCGCCATCGAGGTTACCAACGGTGTTACTTGCACACCGGAACTGCTGACCTCGGTCCCGAACATCGTCGCGGCGGGCGACGTCGCCAGCTGGCGCAACCCGGTCTTCGACGAGGAAATGCGCATCGAACACTGGTCGAACGCAGTGGACCAAGGCCGCCATGCAGCAGCAACACTGCTCGGCGAGAGGGACCCATTTGCATCAGTGCCCTACTTCTGGACAGACCAGCACGATAAAAAGATGCGGTTCGTGGGGCGCGCAGCCGGTGCCACCGACATCCGAATCGAAAAGATGTCGGACGACAAACTGGTTGCCACCCTCGGCCGTGACGGCCTGCTAATCGGTGCGCTCTGCGTCTGCGCTCCCCGGCAACTCGCCAAATACAAGGTTGCGATCCAGAACCGAACCCCCTGGGAAGCCACCGACGCAACCCGGCTGGCCCCAGCGACCTGA
- a CDS encoding aromatic-ring-hydroxylating dioxygenase subunit beta: MTVLSHVDRTVQEDIREFMLREALALDERRFRDWLEFLAKDITYDVPLRVVREGLAEWELSPTGRIFQDNKQTLEIRVRRLETDFAWAEQPPSRTRHFVTNVLVDTGEQDGEYEVSSYCLIYRSRGDSIEPNLISVFRKDLVRKTTDGYEIARRWAAIDQAVINAHNLSIFI, encoded by the coding sequence ATGACCGTGCTCAGCCATGTTGACCGGACCGTGCAAGAGGACATCCGAGAGTTTATGTTGCGGGAAGCACTCGCTCTGGATGAGCGCCGTTTCCGTGATTGGCTCGAATTCCTGGCCAAAGACATTACCTACGATGTGCCCCTGCGGGTCGTACGAGAAGGACTGGCGGAATGGGAGCTTTCCCCTACGGGCAGGATCTTCCAGGACAACAAGCAGACGCTCGAAATCCGGGTCCGTCGTCTCGAAACTGATTTTGCTTGGGCCGAACAGCCACCGTCACGCACACGTCACTTCGTGACAAACGTGCTTGTGGATACCGGGGAGCAGGACGGCGAGTACGAAGTCAGCTCTTACTGCCTTATTTACCGCAGCCGCGGAGACAGTATCGAGCCGAACCTCATCTCGGTGTTCCGAAAGGACCTCGTCCGGAAAACTACCGACGGTTACGAGATCGCACGCCGTTGGGCAGCGATTGACCAGGCGGTCATCAACGCCCATAACCTGTCCATCTTCATCTAA
- a CDS encoding amidohydrolase family protein — protein MTGSIAIVGAGTILSGDWQSPIIKDADTVITGDGIITAVGRKQDLLAEIDGSSHVVDAMGTTLAPGLIDSHCHVVLGDYTPRQKTVDFLASYVHGGITSVVSPGEIHAPGRPSSASGVKALAIAAKECFENFHPNGMTVHAGAVVLEPTLQEKDFADLQEVGVHLAKFGFGRYMDPADGADQVRWAKEYGLTVMCHSGGASIPGSKPITPEHLLLLAPDVCGHLNGGPTSLDEAGVDLIMDETNMALQIVQAGNLRSAVRIINRAADKGIFERVVIGSDTPTGTGVMPLGVLKTVAELSSLSDVDPAQVWAAATGNNARVWDLPAGFIAPGRAADLVVLDAPWGSTRDDALGALAVGDIPGISAVITGGIVRTLRSRNTPQAARAAQVTPRIEHLEASGH, from the coding sequence GTGACAGGATCGATCGCAATCGTCGGAGCGGGCACGATCCTCTCCGGAGACTGGCAGTCACCCATCATCAAGGACGCCGATACCGTCATCACCGGGGACGGGATCATCACGGCCGTTGGCCGCAAGCAGGATCTACTGGCCGAAATTGACGGGTCCTCCCATGTTGTCGACGCCATGGGTACCACCCTCGCGCCGGGGCTCATCGACTCACACTGCCACGTCGTCCTCGGGGACTACACACCCCGGCAGAAGACCGTGGACTTCCTTGCAAGCTACGTGCACGGAGGCATCACCAGTGTCGTGTCCCCCGGCGAGATCCATGCGCCGGGCCGGCCGAGCAGCGCATCAGGAGTCAAAGCTCTCGCCATCGCTGCAAAAGAGTGCTTCGAAAACTTCCATCCCAACGGCATGACCGTCCACGCCGGCGCAGTCGTGCTTGAACCCACGCTGCAGGAAAAGGACTTCGCCGACCTGCAGGAAGTCGGGGTACACCTGGCGAAGTTCGGATTCGGCCGCTACATGGATCCCGCCGATGGGGCAGACCAGGTCCGATGGGCTAAAGAATACGGGCTAACCGTGATGTGCCACTCCGGAGGGGCGAGTATCCCGGGCAGTAAGCCGATCACTCCGGAGCACTTGCTTTTGCTGGCTCCGGACGTGTGCGGCCACCTCAACGGCGGACCAACCTCACTTGATGAGGCCGGCGTGGACCTCATCATGGACGAGACGAACATGGCTCTACAGATCGTGCAGGCGGGCAACCTGCGCTCTGCCGTGCGCATCATCAACCGCGCCGCCGACAAGGGCATCTTCGAGCGTGTCGTGATCGGTTCAGACACCCCAACCGGTACCGGCGTCATGCCCCTCGGCGTGCTGAAGACCGTAGCCGAGCTGTCGTCGCTCTCTGACGTCGACCCGGCCCAAGTGTGGGCAGCGGCCACCGGCAACAACGCCCGGGTATGGGACCTGCCGGCAGGATTCATCGCCCCCGGACGGGCCGCGGACCTCGTAGTTCTCGACGCTCCCTGGGGTTCGACCCGAGACGATGCCTTGGGCGCGCTGGCCGTGGGCGATATTCCCGGCATTTCAGCAGTGATTACCGGTGGGATAGTCCGCACGCTGCGCAGCCGCAACACACCACAGGCTGCACGCGCGGCCCAGGTCACGCCCCGCATCGAGCACCTCGAAGCCTCGGGGCACTGA
- a CDS encoding LysR substrate-binding domain-containing protein: MPHLANRSEIALEELSEDRAILLSLRPASDIANELLRAIGFTANIRMFSNNVETIRSMVARGIGYSVLMGRPAGDTTYDGLPVLYKRIADQMPANSVVLARPGGSVPNAKVQALVDFCHAEFGKARHRVQ, translated from the coding sequence ATTCCGCATCTGGCGAACCGTAGTGAAATCGCGCTTGAGGAACTGAGTGAGGATAGGGCGATCCTGCTCTCACTGCGCCCAGCGTCCGACATAGCCAACGAATTGCTTAGAGCGATTGGCTTCACAGCTAATATCCGAATGTTCAGCAATAACGTCGAAACTATCCGGTCTATGGTTGCCAGAGGCATCGGATACTCCGTATTGATGGGCAGGCCCGCAGGTGACACCACCTATGACGGTCTTCCCGTTCTCTACAAGCGGATCGCGGATCAGATGCCGGCGAACTCCGTTGTGTTAGCTCGTCCGGGCGGTAGCGTACCTAACGCCAAAGTGCAGGCTCTGGTTGATTTTTGCCACGCTGAATTCGGCAAGGCTCGACATCGGGTCCAATAG
- a CDS encoding dihydrodipicolinate synthase family protein, producing MSKLPKVTGRDMRGVMSYPPTPALPGADQVEAQNTVDLAETERMIRQLITDGVDAIALNGTLGEMATLTLDEWKAFAECAVHTAHAVNPDFPIFVGSTTLSTRETISRMRFLSDLGATGTLLGRPMWGEMVAPVMEKFYRDVAEAVPEMAIVVYDNTAAFGGIIPRSVYRTLVQLPQVVAVKYAGGASVGFRYHNDMAHTGDKFPLMPIETDWFPAWEMYGEELVGMAWSSTTAMGPDPVLHLRDALQQGRTDDARWLTERLRWAHEPFIVGQDFFEFAKYNIPLEKIRVNKAGYINVGQSRVPYTEDLVPQVHWDTTSEHVERYRKISAEIEARLGSRKK from the coding sequence ATGAGCAAACTTCCCAAGGTCACCGGCCGCGATATGCGTGGCGTCATGTCCTACCCGCCCACGCCGGCTCTGCCCGGCGCGGACCAGGTGGAGGCACAGAACACCGTCGATCTCGCCGAGACCGAACGCATGATCCGCCAGCTGATCACCGATGGCGTAGACGCCATCGCGCTGAACGGCACCCTAGGCGAAATGGCGACACTGACTCTTGACGAATGGAAGGCTTTCGCTGAGTGCGCGGTACACACAGCACATGCAGTAAATCCCGATTTTCCCATCTTCGTCGGCTCAACCACCCTGAGCACCCGCGAAACCATTTCACGTATGCGGTTCCTTTCGGATCTCGGCGCCACCGGTACCCTCCTCGGCCGCCCCATGTGGGGCGAGATGGTGGCACCTGTGATGGAGAAGTTCTACCGCGACGTCGCCGAGGCCGTTCCCGAAATGGCGATCGTGGTCTACGACAACACCGCAGCCTTTGGCGGCATCATCCCGCGCTCGGTGTACCGCACGCTGGTCCAGCTGCCCCAGGTCGTCGCAGTGAAATACGCCGGCGGCGCCTCGGTCGGCTTCCGCTACCACAACGATATGGCCCACACCGGCGACAAGTTCCCCCTCATGCCCATCGAGACCGACTGGTTCCCGGCTTGGGAGATGTACGGCGAGGAGCTCGTTGGCATGGCCTGGTCCTCCACAACGGCCATGGGACCGGACCCTGTCCTCCACCTGCGCGATGCGCTCCAGCAGGGCCGCACGGATGACGCCCGCTGGCTTACCGAGCGGCTGCGCTGGGCACACGAGCCCTTCATCGTGGGCCAGGACTTCTTCGAGTTTGCCAAGTACAACATCCCGCTCGAGAAGATCCGCGTCAACAAGGCCGGCTACATCAATGTAGGCCAGAGCCGGGTGCCCTACACCGAGGACCTCGTGCCTCAGGTGCACTGGGACACTACCTCCGAGCACGTCGAGCGCTACCGCAAGATCAGCGCGGAAATCGAAGCGCGACTGGGATCCCGCAAAAAGTAG